Proteins from a genomic interval of Daphnia pulex isolate KAP4 chromosome 4, ASM2113471v1:
- the LOC124193181 gene encoding uncharacterized protein LOC124193181 translates to MSDPEQSSDSSSNSSSSGSDSSRRGGVKKFRLSSEKSASLADWVVSGLDDTRAKSAREAFRPKLKKNADLLINPNLDDAFYIRLKAVKSSSAAKVNIDPIEKIYRNQTFKILDLVKPIMFLASRLKKKKKSRADAKAVKTALKLWAVVYHDITNARRRNILAQIYPQNIGLLDDKAVLPTGGEHLFGPKFTQALVEQVKTLNALENAGAPRAPGSKGGHDQRQSSRDFSHPPSSSGGRYSNFKGSRYNNDSRRSNFDRGSPNPANKGDQNNNNK, encoded by the exons atgtcggatcccgaacagtcaagcgattctagctcaaattctagtagttcaggctccgactcatcaagaagaggaggcgtaaagaaatttcgtctctcAAGTGAAAAGTCAGCTAGTTTGGCCGACTGGGTCGTATCGGGTTTAGATGACACTCGAGCGAAAAGTGCTAGAGAGGCCTTTAGACCCAAGCTAAAGAAGAACGCCGACCTGCTGATCAACCCCAATCTAGATGATGCATTCTACATCCGGCTGAAGGCAGTTAAGTCATCTTCGGCAGCCAAGGTCAACATCGACCCAATCGAGAAAATCTACAGAAATCAAACCTTCAAGATCCTTGACTTAGTCAAGCCCATCATGTTTCTAGCAAGTcggctcaagaaaaagaagaaatcccgagCCGACGCCAAGGCGGTCAAAACAGCTCTGAAGCTCTGGGCGGTGGTGTACCACGACATCACGAACGCGCGACGCCGCAACATTCTGGCCCAAATCTACCCGCAGAATATTGGACTGCTAGACGACAAAGCTGTCCTGCCAACGGGTGGAGAACACCTCTTCGGTCCGAAGTTCACCCAGGCCCTGGTCGAGCAAGTGAAAACTCTGAACGCTCTCGAAAACGCGGGAGCCCCTCGCGCGCCCGGATCTAAAGGTGGTCATGATCAACGCCAATCGAGTCGCGATTTCAGCCACCCCCCTTCATCTTCAGGCGGTCgctattccaattttaaaggatctcg atacaacaatgatagccgcagatccaatttcgaccgtggctcacccaatcccgccaataaaggcgatcagaacaacaacaacaaatag